A single region of the Vicia villosa cultivar HV-30 ecotype Madison, WI linkage group LG4, Vvil1.0, whole genome shotgun sequence genome encodes:
- the LOC131594737 gene encoding uncharacterized protein LOC131594737 produces MLSLTSSQRSCSFLFILFSLSIFSLSTYAKTSPFHSQHIPDGVEVVDGEVLPWKTRRSMAEGAVPPNASLILAQERTTRKDPIDHFNLYRGGWNISDQHYIASVVFTAVPFFIIAVVWFVIFGLSLSFICLCYCCCPRQPYGYSRVAYALSLILLILFTLAAIGGCIVLYTAQGKFHGSTSNMLEYVVSQADFTAENLRNVSDYLGAAKNIGVDAVVLPADVQKNIENIKTLIGSASVELSTKTHENSKKIQAGIDGMRLALVILAAVMLFIAFLGFLFSILGMQGLVYFLVFVGWFLVAGTFILCGVFLFLHNVVGDSCVSMDEWVQNPTSHTALDEILPCVDNATAQQTLLQSRDVTNQLVMLVDKVINGVTNRNLPPQAGAAYYNQSGPLMPLLCNPYNPDLTVRQCTPNEVALDNATEVWKKYICNVSPAGICASPGRMTPGISAQIESAVNVSYALHHYVPFLVELQDCTFVRKTFTDISRDHCPGLRKNSRWIYIGLVTVSGGVMLSMILWVVYARERRHRVYTKQFIAG; encoded by the exons ATGCTTTCTCTCACATCATCACAACGTTCTTGTTCTTTCCTCTtcattctcttctctctctccaTCTTCTCTCTCTCCACCTACGCTAAAACCTCTCCTTTTCATTCCCAACATATTCCAG ATggtgttgaggttgttgatggTGAGGTGTTACCATGGAAAACGAGGAGATCTATGGCGGAAGGAGCTGTTCCGCCAAACGCGTCTTTGATATTGGCTCAAGAAAGGACTACGAGAAAAGACCCTATTGATCATTTCAACCTTTATAGAGGTGGTTGGAATATCAGCGATCAACATTACATTGCT TCTGTTGTTTTTACTGCAgttccattctttatcattgctGTGGTTTGGTTTGTGATTTTTGGGCTTTCTTTATCCTTCATATGCTTGTGTTACTGCTGTTGTCCAAGACAGCCTTATGGCTATTCACGTGTGGCCTATGCTTTGTCCTTGATCCTTCTCATCCTCTTCACCCTTGCAGCAAT AGGTGGATGTATTGTGCTTTACACTGCTCAAGGAAAGTTTCATGGGAGCACCTCGAATATGCTGGAATATGTAGTGAGTCAAGCTGACTTCACTGCAGAAAACCTCAGGAATGTGTCAGATTATCTTGGTGCAGCCAAGAATATTGGAGTCGATGCTGTTGTTTTACCCGCTGATGTTCAGAAGaacatagaaaatataaaaacattaattGGTTCTGCTTCTGTGGAACTTTCCACCAAAACTCATGAAAATTCGAAGAAAATTCAGGCTGGCATAGACGGAAT GAGATTGGCTCTAGTTATTCTTGCTGCTGTTATGCTCTTTATTGCTTTTCTCGGATTCT TGTTTTCAATATTGGGAATGCAAGGTCTTGTATACTT TTTGGTATTTGTCGGATGGTTTCTCGTTGCCGGCACGTTTATACTATGTGGtgtatttctttttcttcacaa TGTCGTTGGGGATTCATGTGTTTCGATGGACGAGTGGGTTCAGAACCCAACTTCACATACAGCACTGGATGAAATTCTTCCATGCGTGGATAATGCAACTGCACAACAAACCTTGTTACAAAGCAGGGATGTTACGAACCAGCTAGTTATGTTGGTTGACAAAGTCATTAATGGTGTCACAAACCGAAACTTACCACCTCAAGCCGGAGCTGCATATTACAATCAATCGGGACCCCTCATGCCTCTTCTGTGCAATCCTTACAACCCCGACCTTACTGTTCGGCAATGTACCCCCAACGAAGTTGCACTTGACAATGCTACTGAG GTTTGGAAGAAATATATATGCAATGTTTCTCCTGCAGGCATCTGTGCGTCGCCTGGTCGAATGACCCCGGGCATTTCTGCCCAAATCGAATCTGCTGTCAATGTAAGCTATGCGTTACATCATTATGTTCCATTCTTGGTCGAGCTACAAGACTGCACTTTTGTGCGTAAAACATTCACCGACATAAGCAGAGATCATTGTCCCGGCTTGCGCAAAAACAGTCGATGGATTTACATTGGACTAGTTACAGTTTCTGGTGGTGTAATGCTGTCAATGATCCTTTGGGTCGTTTATGCGAGAGAGCGGCGACATCGTGTTTACACCAAACAGTTCATTGCTGGATAA